Part of the Virgibacillus natechei genome is shown below.
AGGTGAAGCGTTAACGATCTCCTTTAGTTCCAAATATATGATTGATGCATTAAAAGCAATTGAGTATGAAGAAGTAAAAATTGAATTCACAGGTGCCATGCGCCCCTTTATCATTCGACCTGCTAATGAAGATCCAATTTTACAATTGATTCTTCCGGTAAGAACCTATTAAGAAAGATTTAGCTCCCGCCTCGTCTTTTTAGAAGTTGGAAATCAGAGAAATAGCCAATTTCGTTATCTAAATTTCTTTCTGCAATTTTATAGTTTACTTCCTAACAAAAAAGATGAAAAAGTCTCTTATCAAATATAGATAAGGGCTTTTTTCATTATAAAAGGCAAATTTAAGGCTAAATAAGCGTCTATTTTATAAATTTAGGGGTTTACCTTCCCTTAATGGCAAAACTTTAGTAAAATAGGTTTATGAGACTTTTATAAGTAAACTACATTAATCAAATGAAAATGAGTGGGTAAATGATATGGAAAATATTGGGATTAATACGGAATTTATTACGCTAGGTCAATTTGTAAAACTGGCAAATATACTTGAATCTGGTGGAATGGTAAAAGCGTTTCTACAGGATGAGGGTGTTTTTGTTAATGGGGAGTTGGAACACAGACGTGGAAGAAAGCTTTATCCAAATGATGTTGTACAAGTTGAAGGTATCGGATCCTATCGTGTAATGAAGGAAAATTAGTATTTCAGAGTAGAAAGTTTCCTAGTGTTACGGCAGACGTAGCATTAAGGTTTACTGTCTAAAAATGAGGAATTTGCATGCACATTGACCAGTTACAGTTAAAAAACTATCGGAACTACCAGCAATTGGATATTTCTTTTGATGATAAAATTAATGTTATTATTGGTGAAAACGCACAAGGAAAAACAAATTTGATGGAGGCTATCTACTTGTTAGCCTTTTCGAAGTCATACCGAACCCCACGTGAGAAAGAACTCATTCAATGGGACAAAGAGTATGCTAAAATAGAAGGTAGAATTACGAAAAGAAAGCAAGCTCTTCCTCTCGAAATTATTATTTCTTCAAAAGGAAAAAAGGCAAAACTAAATCGGATGGAGCAAAAACGTTTAAGTGATTATATTGGAGCGTTAAATGTTGTCATGTTTGCC
Proteins encoded:
- the yaaA gene encoding S4 domain-containing protein YaaA — protein: MENIGINTEFITLGQFVKLANILESGGMVKAFLQDEGVFVNGELEHRRGRKLYPNDVVQVEGIGSYRVMKEN